Within the Meriones unguiculatus strain TT.TT164.6M chromosome 2, Bangor_MerUng_6.1, whole genome shotgun sequence genome, the region CACCGGGCGTGGCGGGTGCTTCAGGACGCCGGCCGGCCTGGCCTTCCAGAACCCGCGGCCTCCCTAGCCCCCAACACCCAAGTTCCTCAGTCTTTTTGCCCCAAGTGGAAATCGTTCGGGAAAGGCCTGGGTTGCATCAATTAGTTTGCACAAAGTGCTTCGGTGTTTAGCTTCGCCTTAACCCAATTAAGCCGCACAGCAAGCCCAGAAAGATGCGCCACCTGCGCCTGGCTGCGGCCGGCGGCCGCGGCATCCCAAGCCCTTCTGTCGAACGCCGGGACCCTCTAGGGCCTTGGCGCCGGAGCTACTTAAGGGTCGCGTAGCCCGGCGTGAGGCACCCGGCACGCGCGGACCCGGGGAGGTCAGGGCCATGCACTCCCGGCTTGCACTGAGGTCCGAGCGTAGCGCACCCTCGGCTGGGGCCACTCGAGACCTAGAGGCGGCGAAAGCAGAGCCGTACGGGGGCACCGGGCGTGTTTTGCAGCAGTGCAGGAGAGGGGGCCGCTCCGACACGCAGAAAGCCTTACAATTAGCCTGGGAGCAGATGGACCAAGGAGAGAGCGGGGCTGGGTAGGCGCAAGGGTTGCGGGGAGAGGTTGCCCGCCGCACCCTGGCCCGGCGGGCGACCCGCTTGGCCCCAGCGGCCTCTCGCTGCCGCAAGGCGCTCTGCATTGCGCTGGGTTCTCTCCCCCAGAGCCTCTTCGGCAGCCAAAATGTAGCAGCGCGCATTCACCGACGACGCCCGCAAACTGGGGAGGGGCCTTGCGggcccccccccccggcccctCTCCCAAGGGAACGGGTCTTGAGGAATGGAATAGACGGCCATCGTAAGCTCCAAATGTGATGGACTATTTTAATTTGATTCTGAATCTATCCCTCTTGGGTAACAAGAAACTAAAGGAAGGGTGGTCCGGACGCTTAAGAAGACGGGAGTCTTCAGCGGGCGCCCATTAAAAGTGCATACACAGGTGCCGCCACAGACTTGCACTGAAAATTTGCAACGAACGGACCAGACCTTTGTACTAAAGGCAGGTAACTGAAAACTACGACATAAGCCCTGACGACCCTTGACCCTTTCTTTAGTTTCTGTGCACCGAGGACTCACTGCCGATGCTATTGGACGGAGGCTCTCCCAATAAAGACTCCGTAGGCTTCCAAAATCTAGAccggctctttctttctttgaaaactccCAAGATGAAACTTGAACAAATTATAATCAAAACCCAAACCCGAATGGTTACAAATTTACTTTTGAGGCCGTTAGCCATCTTCTTATAATCAAACTATGAAATCTCATAAGATTAGGGATTTCTTGCTGGTCACCACTGAGGATACCTGAGATGGGAGATCTTTAAGCCTGCGGGAGCAAACAAGGCGGAATGGCCACACCCTCATGTACTCGGTGGTAAGCCCACCTCTGTGAATCTTCCAGATCCTTCCGTCCAGCACCGCTCACTATGAGATGGCCCTGAAATTCTAAACCCCAGAGAAGCCGGCTGCAAAGCCTCTGCTTTCCAACAAGAAGGCACAGCTCGACCTGCAGTTTGTTATTTAGTGCTGGCCAATCGAGCTCCAGACAAGCGAACAGCACACCGGTGGTGAGCTTGCTTTAAAGCCCCACGTTTAACGGGGTGGGCGTCATCTGCCCCCCTGAGCAATAATTTTCAGATTTTTCTCAGCAAGTGCAAACGGGGAAAACGAGAACAGGTTCTGCCTGGGTTTGGGAAAGTGTTCTGACTTCCAACACCCAAGAAGAATGGAGGACTCCTCCACTTGAAGCCATCAGTCTGTTAGGCAAACTTCTAACTTGCATTAAAAAGACCCCAAGGATTAACGGGCATTAATTACCTTATCTAAGTGCAAGTTAGTGACTTTGCTTTAGAAAGCCCCTTTGACTTCACTAATTGGGGGATGACCATTAGTACAGCTTGGATAGCTCATCAGAGGTGAACAGACAAGCAGGCTTTTCAGCACAGAGAGCCACTTCTCTTGGCCAAGTCTTTTCCAAATGTCAATATGCTTCAAGTTATACCAAAGCTGGGAGATTTCCTCTTGCTTTCCAACCTGTCTAGGTGGCCTGGGTGGTTTTCTGCCGGCAGCAGCTTTCTACCTTTGGTTTCTGTGCCTCTATCCACGAGGGGGGATTAATTAGCccggctgaggctggaggaggcTGTCGTGACGAGCCCAGTGGCGATTGGCCGCCCGCCTGCCTGGCCCTGCCTTTATAATTTCCACACGAGTGCATCTGGGCTCTTACACAAACCAACAGCAGCTTCTTctgacagacacacactcaccccGACGCACACTGGacacacttttcctcctcctgaTTAACAGTCCTGCACACACCATGATTACGGGGAAACGTAAATAAATACGGAAAGGGGAGATTATTTTGACTACTGGAAGAGCTTTGCTGGGTCTCGGCACAACTTTTGTTTTCATTACCGAGAAGGTGCTCTCCGCACGCGTCTCTCCCAGACACGGATTCTTTAGccgaggagagagggggagagcgCAGCCTTTCACTTTAAGACCGGCGAGGCTCCAGCGGAGAAAAGGCCGGCCGGGCAGGGCGGCCCCTGCTGCAGCCAGTCCGAGAGAGGCTCCGTGCCTTTTGCGCGTGGCCCCCTTTCTCCACCGAAGTTGGCTCCAGCGCTAGCAGCCGCATTGGATCCCACAGCTTATTGCGAGACTCCGGTGTACAATCCGGATCTCTGCCCCAACATGATCGCGGCCCAGGCCAAGCTGGTCTACCACCTGAATAAGTACTACAACGAGAAATGCCAGGCCAGGAAGGCGGCCATCGCCAAAACCATCCGGGAAGTCTGCAAAGTGGTCTCCGACGTCCTGAAGGAGGTGGAGGTGCAGGAGCCGCGTTTCATCAGCTCCCTCAACGAGATGGACAACCGCTACGAGGGCCTGGAGGTCATCTCTCCCACCGAGTTCGAGGTGGTGCTCTATCTGAACCAGATGGGAGTGTTTAACTTCGTGGATGACGGCTCCCTGCCCGGCTGCGCGGTGCTGAAGCTGAGCGACGGGCGCAAGAGGAGCATGTCCCTCTGGGTGGAATTCATCACCGCCTCTGGCTACCTCTCGGCACGCAAAATCCGTTCGAGGTTTCAGACGCTGGTGGCTCAGGCGGTGGACAAGTGTAGCTACAGGGATGTAGTGAAGATGGTGGCCGACACCAGCGAAGTGAAACTGCGGATCCGGGATAGGTACGTAGTGCAGATCACCCCGGCCTTTAAGTGCACCGGGATCTGGCCGCGCAGTGCTGCCCACTGGCCGCTTCCCCACATCCCCTGGCCAGGACCCAACCGGGTGGCAGAGGTCAAGGCCGAAGGGttcaatttgttgtccaaggagtGCCACTCCCTGGCCGGCAAGCAGAGCTCGGCCGAGAGCGACGCCTGGGTGCTGCAGTTCGCAGAGGCCGAGAACAGACTGCAAATGGGGGGCTGCAGGAAGAAATGCCTCTCTATCCTGAAAACCCTGCGCGACCGCCACCTGGAGCTGCCCGGCCAGCCCCTCAACAACTACCACATGAAGACCCTGGTGTCGTACGAGTGTGAGAAGCATCCCCGGGAGTCGGACTGGGACGAATCTTGCCTGGGCGACCGGCTGAACGGAATCCTGCTGCAGCTCATCTCGTGCCTGCAGTGCCGGCGGTGCCCCCACTACTTCCTACCCAACTTAGATCTGTTTCAAGGCAAACCCCACTCCGCCCTGGAAAACGCTGCTAAACAAACGTGGCGACTGGCAAGAGAGATCCTGACCAACCCAAAAAGTTTGGAGAAACTTTAGAAGATGATCTAATCCTGGGCCAGCAAAGATCACTCTTCTCAAAGTCCCGACGAAATGGAAACTTCCTGGTTGATTGCTATGTgccatttctccagacagtgCAAACCTCTTCCTTTATAAAAGGAGTGACAACATATTCAACCATCATCTCACACACCCCtgaaaaaggagggaaagaaagagggaaggacgACGGGGAAACCTACACCCACAAGCATCTTTACGGTGGCATCTCCCACCTTCCCTGAAAAGTGCACAACACCCCAAACCAGCTGGGCTGCAACGCAAGACAGCAGCCAACTCCGGCAAAGGATTATAGTAATCTCGAGATTTAGGTGCGTCTGCCTTCCAGTAAACGGGACCTGGATGTGCCATCGGATggagagtgtaatgtatattttgATTTGTAACAAAAGTTGTGATCTCATGTTGTCTTTGAAAgtgtggatgttggtgttttgtGATTTGGTGAACAGAACTGAAATTGCCATTCTGGAAACTTCCAGACATTTTCCACGAACAGAGATGCATTTAAAGATAGATTTACTTCTGGTACTTTACCTGTCTGTGAAGtgtctgaacttaaaaaaaacaaaaacaaaaacacgtttaCATTTTGTTTCAAATATATTGCTTGTTCTAACATTCCGTAAGTATACTTgaaatgttatttaaatatattcaaaaaTTTGAATTCAGCTTATATAATAACGCTTGATATctgaattatatatatttgaaaatgcACTTGAAATACACTGGATAATTACTTTTGTGATTTAGAATTTAACTTCTGTtgctgatttttatttaattagaaGATAATAAATGAAGTAAAATACCAAATTGCTGTGTCTCACTTGAAGCTGGTCTTCTGTCAAATGAGGTAATGCTTCCTTTCAAAAATAAACTTGAGGATTTTAAACATTTTGACAGACTAATAAAATCACTAAAATATTAAAGGAGCGCTTTTAAAAACAGCTATAGAAAATATCCATTTCCTCAGTTTCTAACTTATTCCATGATTCTTTTCTACAATTGACATATTTATAGCCTATTTTTGAGATCTTCTTTCTGGTTAGTATTTCTGTAGCCTTTTGACAATATAAGGGAAAAAAGATTATCATGGCAATGGAGATTACCGAGTTTAAAGCAGCAAATTCTGAGAAAATTAACTTAAATCATAATACAAAACTTTGATGTTTGTATATGAAATCTAAGCAATAAAGTGAAGGTATCTTTTAGCCAATATACTTTACCAAACATAGTTTAACACGATAAGGGTTATTAGAATAAGTTATCCAGAAAAATCACGATTCATTCTTACTATACAAAGAAAGTGAATGGCAAGACATAAAGACAAGTTCCCACAGCACAGTCACTCACTTCACAACCTTTGGCAGTATCTCACTGATCAACAAGTGCTGGGAAGGCCAGGACTACGTCTTTACATTAGTTAATTCAGGTAGCAATCAACTTTAGAATTTCTTCCACCCATTTACAAATAATGTTCTATAATAAGCCATTTCTGTATAAAGCTTAAATATAAATAATGCAGTTCAAGTCCCACTACCTATTTTGAGATGATTTAAAGGAAGATCTTTGGAAAATGATAGTAGAATATTCAGCTTTATACCTCATTATCTCAACTAAAAGACCTCAGAAGAAATTTACaattattacagttatataaataagaaaacaatggAATGCATCTCAAAAGGGTGCCGGGCTGCAGGGCTTCTCTGATGGTCCAGGGTTAACATCCACAAGATAATATTTAGTCAACATGTGTGCCATTCCAGTGCTCCAAATGTGCACCTTTTTGGAATAGCATGTGCCAGTATCTGCTGTGTGTgcgttcatgtgtgtgtttgtatgtatacatttaaATCAAAGCTTAGAAAGAACTcgcttcttttccttttaaatccATATGTAAAATCCATTTAATTCAGGAGATGAAAAATGGGTGTAATAATGGAAATGAAATTATATGTAAATGGCTCCCGCTCCAGTTTTCTTAGAATCTTTCAATAAATAATAGTCCATATTGCAATGTATACTTTTGGAAATTAAAAGTGATGTTAACAGAAAATTTCACAAGACCTGTCTTAGTCTTCCCAGGAACTGAGACACTGTGCCCCAGGGATCTGGGAGCAACGGGCTTAACCACCAAATCTGCCCAAGTGTACACAAAGGCACATAAGAAGACTACTCAGATGCGCATGCTCTGTTAATACAGGATTTAAGCTCATTAATATAGCCTTCAATTTGGAAAGAAATCATGcgttatttcattcattttattttctgtatgaatGATGAGAATGTGTGTACCTCTCCAGTCATTTAAAACCAAGCAAAACTGAAAACCACATCCTGGCATCAAAACCACCAATGCTGTGCAGTAACTCTAACTCACTTTTGTGTCGATCTTCTTGAAGGCAGCATCATCCTCATCTACCTCGAAGTAGATTTCTGTTGTGGTGATGGAGAGAGTTCCCTTGGCCACCACCACAGGAGCAATGAGCTGGGCAGGGGTGCTGAGAACCACAGGGCCTGCAAGACAGGGACAGTGGGTCAGCCTGGGCCTTTCTGGTACAACCAaactccccctccctcccccagaggGTAAGGCaaggttttatttaaaaaaaaatgcactagGAAAAGATGGTGCCTATGCTATGCAAGGTCATTTCACATTAGGCAAAGTCTGTCAGCATTTATACGGTACCTTAAAACAAGCCTAGAgtaattctattaaaaaaaatcaagaggtgTCTAAGAAGAGACCCATAAGAAGGAAGTTTGCAACCTCTGCCTAGTGAGGTTGGTGCGGCACTGCCATTATCCGACTTAGGAACGCAGAGCAGAATGGATATTCCCTGTGTCTGCTACTCCACGAGCATCACCTGCGTTCCAAGGGATGCCCGAAAGGCCAACAACCACCTCCTAAGTCATTTCTAACCCCAAAGCGAGATGATAAAGGATAAGGGGGAAAGCAGCTAAATATGTAAATCCCACGGGCTAGCATTTTACGgaagggttgttttaatttggggGGTCTGAGGTGGGAAACATTCACTGGCAGGAGTACACAGTCACTGCTGCTGCCGTGAGGAGAACGAAAACCTGGTGCGTTTTCTCTGGTGCACACCGAAGATGAAAATGTTAGAAAAACGCTGAAACCAAAGCCATTTTTcgaaaaggggaaggaaagttCAATTTCAcagcttttgacccagagaaatTGGGCTTCAATAGATATTTAAAAAGTATGCatactttgaatttcctcagtttgAATACTGATTCGAGGgggaaaatacttgaaaactgtcTTCGCGATTCTGGTCTAAACATACAACAAGAATTCAGAAATAACATGGGCTTTGTTGATATTTTTTTAGGTTCTAGAGAGCCAAAgaacccagccattaaaaacaccCTCTGCTGCAAGGAGCGGGGGCCAGGAGACCAGGGGAGTGCTGGCCGCGCGGGAGCCGGCCGGAGCTCCGAGAGCCGCGGAGCCAGCGGTCCTGCAGAGCCCGGGCCTTCCCCGGAGAGAGCAGGGGGCCTGGGCTTCGGCCTGGCCCACAGCACACCAAGTGCGTTCGCCTTCAGGGTTTTGTCCGCCCTGCAGAGTAGCGACCTGGGCCCGGGCTCTGGCTGCGGGCGGCAGAGCTGGGTCCTCCGCGGCTTGCccgaggttgttttttttttttttttttttttttagcttccaaGGGGCGAGGCGGTCGGTCTGGAGCGCCACTTTAAAGGCTCATCAATCTTAATCTAGGTTGCTCAAGTAATTATGCCCGAATCTCTTGTACGATTACAAGTGGATTTGGGTTTCTATTCCCCAGGCCCTCCTTTGTGTTTATTGGAGGGTCCGCGCTCGCCGGCGCCTCCAGCCTCCCGGGCCCTCCTCGGATCTCCCGCGCCCGCCCGCGGGTTCGAACCGCTCCCTTAACCCTTGCGCCACCGCGGCGCTCTGTGAGGCGTCCGTTTGCGGGTTCCCCTTCTAAAACTTCGTATTCACATCTGAAACAAAACGTCTTAAACAATTTGGGCTTGAGGAAAAATccctagaaaaggtcattctaaGCACGGAGGACCACGCTTCAACCTTTTAGACTCTGACTTTCGGAGAAGAACAATggtagaaaaaattaaaaatggcgAGCCGCTTTCTTCTCCTAAAAAGTAATctaacaaattcaaacaataaccTGGGAAAGGTGGGGGGAAAAAGGAGCTCACGAGATGAGTTATCCAAACTACACTTCTCTGATTTACTGAAATACAGCACGAATTTTATATACACAGCCCTTTagtcacattttttaaaagggaCAGACGGCACTTCCATTTGATTCTACTCCacgattttttgtttgttttcctattgAGTTGAGGTTTTCTGGGAGTCTATGAAAGAATTTCTTTAAGACAGACACATCACGAAATAGTCAACCTTAGAAGTAttgccccccccccgcccccgtctCCAATTACAACCCCCAATTCCGTAGATTGTTGGAGGAGCGCAGGGCTTTTTTGTTGTAGCCTCCAGGGAACAGAGCAGCCACAGAGAGCACACAGTTAATCCACTGCAGCAATAGAGAAAGGGGATTAGCTTTAATCCTCTTCGGGGAACCTCTGGATTTTAGGGATCCTCTATTAAAATGTTTACATAAAGCACAATCACAAGCCAGCATGTTTTCCAAATGACAAGGAGTGATTTAGAAACCTGGGATCTTTTTCCAAACAGCGTGTTTTGAAGGGCAGCATCCCTGGGGTCAGGAGATGCCCATCCAGTGGGTTCATTTCTAGCCGTCCCCACCCCTCATTCCTCACCCCGCACCCATCTCTGCACTATAGGCTTAACCTTCTGAACTTTGCTTGGTATAGCGAATCGGCAACTGACTGTAAACATATCCATTCCAATAGCTACCCtaataatgaaagaataaattACAATTATGTCCTCAGCACACACAAAGCAGTAATATTACAGGATGTAAAAGCCCTATTCCTATTGTATTGGCacatataataatttaaaactacCATAAATGGTGATAACTGAAAGGGAAAATAAGCAaatgttatttactttttatattggCTATGGGCCCATGACTGCTTTTAAAGAAAGGTTAGAGGTGTTACTTGACATTATTCTAGAACCAACGGGGCATCAGGAAGGATCCAAGAAGAAGGGCTTCTCTTTGGCACCATGTTCTTCTAAGGAGATGGTAAGTGTCACTGTGTACTGATGTGTTGGAAGTACATATATGTCCATGAgatatactttatttttgagacagtgt harbors:
- the Mab21l1 gene encoding putative nucleotidyltransferase MAB21L1; translated protein: MIAAQAKLVYHLNKYYNEKCQARKAAIAKTIREVCKVVSDVLKEVEVQEPRFISSLNEMDNRYEGLEVISPTEFEVVLYLNQMGVFNFVDDGSLPGCAVLKLSDGRKRSMSLWVEFITASGYLSARKIRSRFQTLVAQAVDKCSYRDVVKMVADTSEVKLRIRDRYVVQITPAFKCTGIWPRSAAHWPLPHIPWPGPNRVAEVKAEGFNLLSKECHSLAGKQSSAESDAWVLQFAEAENRLQMGGCRKKCLSILKTLRDRHLELPGQPLNNYHMKTLVSYECEKHPRESDWDESCLGDRLNGILLQLISCLQCRRCPHYFLPNLDLFQGKPHSALENAAKQTWRLAREILTNPKSLEKL